A genome region from Oryzias melastigma strain HK-1 linkage group LG12, ASM292280v2, whole genome shotgun sequence includes the following:
- the LOC118599426 gene encoding putative uncharacterized membrane protein YMR173W-A produces the protein MVVLAHMTVLMEVITHVRVLMEVTVHMRILMVVLAHMTVLMEAITHMRVLMEVIPHMRVLMEVTVHMRILMEVTALMRILMEVTALMRILMEVTALMRILMEVTALMRILMEVLTHMRVLMEVLAHMRILMEVRALMRILMEVLAHMRVLMEVIVHMVVLVHMRILMEVTALMRVLMEVIVHMVVLAHMKILMVVLAHMRILMEVLAHMRVIMVVIAHMRILMEVIVHMRPVMQVCMQVITHMKFHMGVIPHMEVTALTGFLMEVLAHMRLAPMRRITEVCTQVIAHIRLVDMKAVVHIRPIKKMKLKIFITLITHTKLIASITSMGLINHMELIIRIGYITCINTCIGPIGHRFTIGWKVKRSMKNLRGKEEVTGPQSTLLIKRERRQKRGRGKVDLESDSIF, from the exons ATGGTAGTCCTAGCACACATGACAGTCCTCATGGAAGTCATAACGCACGTGAGAGTCCTCATGGAAGTCACAGTGCACATGAGAATCCTCATGGTAGTCCTAGCGCACATGACAGTCCTCATGGAAGCCATAACGCACATGAGAGTCCTCATGGAAGTCATACCGCACATGAGAGTCCTCATGGAAGTCACAGTGCACATGAGAATCCTCATGGAAGTCACAGCGCTCATGAGAATCCTCATGGAAGTCACAGCGCTCATGAGAATCCTCATGGAAGTCACAGCGCTCATGAGAATCCTCATGGAAGTCACAGCACTCATGAGAATCCTCATGGAAGTCCTAACGCACATGAGAGTCCTCATGGAAGTCCTAGCGCACATGAGAATCCTCATGGAAGTCAGAGCGCTCATGAGAATCCTCATGGAAGTCCTAGCGCACATGAGAGTCCTCATGGAAGTCATAGTGCACATGGTAGTCCTAGTGCACATGAGAATCCTTATGGAAGTCACAGCGCTCATGAGAGTCCTCATGGAAGTCATAGTGCACATGGTAGTCCTAGCGCACATGAAAATCCTCATGGTAGTCCTAGCGCACATGAGAATCCTCATGGAAGTCCTAGCGCACATGAGAGTCATCATGGTAGTCATAGCACACATGAGAATCCTCATGGAAGTCATAGTGCACATGAGACCAGTCATGCAGGTTTGCATGCAAGTCATCACTCACATGAAATTCCACATGGGAGTCATACCTCACATGGAAGTCACAGCTCTCACGGGATTCCTCATGGAAGTCCTAGCGCACATGAGACTAGCGCCCATGAGACGCATCACGGAAGTCTGTACTCAAGTCATAGCTCACATACGACTGGTGGACATGAAAGCAGTAGTTCACATCAGACccataaaaaagatgaaactcaAAATATTTATAACACTCATAACCCACACGAAACTCATAGCCAGCATCACCAGCATGGGGCTCATAAACCACATGGAGCTCATAATTCGCATCGGCTACATAACCTGCATCAACACGTGCATCGGACCTATAGGCCATCGTTTCACCATCGGCTGGAAGGTGAAG CGCTCCATGAAAAATCTGAGAGGGAAAGAGGAGGTCACGGGACCGCAAAGCACACTTCTGATAAAGAGGGAGAGGAGGCAGAAAAGGGGAAGAGGAAAGGTAGATCTCGAGAGCGATTCTATCTTCTAG